The following is a genomic window from Vitis vinifera cultivar Pinot Noir 40024 chromosome 6, ASM3070453v1.
ctgataaAAAATATCTCCAAGTGTCGGTcgtaaatatcgggaagcactaaggaccatttcgcaggtgcaaacgaggtctgcgagatttcgcagatgcacaAAAAGGGTTGCGAAATCTTTTCGCAGCAAACGGCTGACTTCGCAAcgctgcgaagtggtctttcagcttgcggtgttcgACTTCCAATGtgacgggaaacttcagggggaaatccacagcactgtacaaaaaggttgcgaaatcatttcgcaacaaaagggtgatttcgcagcgctgtgcaaaattcttcctttagcttggagtgattggcttgcaatggctgtaactccttcatttcaactctgaattgcacactgtttgaagcattggatttttgacttcctaagcttcgaaacgacatatagaatgcataaattggacttcaggaagtgctccaaaagtggctgacatgactgtcatcaagaatgcttcatggcagatttctctttgtttctcctccttgcattccgtatttgcttatggcaaaggacttcaaagctttggttcttcatgtttctgagctttccattgctttgccatggattccaaataactctcttcaatctcagattgctttggtgataaaaaatctatcaaaacaccaaaacttaacacaatttgattagaattgattgtaaaggtccttaatatgttaattgggttaaaaggcaataactactactcaaaagtgtttaaaagagttaattacaagctatcaaaaagcactttttgagtagtaatcaatccccgagagcatggtttggaaggttcacaaagtcaatgagagcttttggctatcgtcaaagtaattcagatcacactttattcctaaaaaaacaacatggtaagattacgacactcatcatatatgtggatgacatggtagttacaggaaatgatcttgaagaaagaaaagctctgcaaaattatctatctaaagaattcgaaatgaaagatctaagtcctctgaaatactttcttgggattgaagtttctcgatcaaatgaaggaatttttctgtctcaaagaaagtatgccttagatcttttacaggagactggaatgtcgggatgtcaacctgttagtacaccaatagaagaaggtctgaaattgtgtgttgagcctaatcaagtatcaaccgataagggaagataccaaagacttgtggggagattaatgtacttagctcatacaagaccagatattgcttatgcattgagtgtagtgagtcaatacatgcataatcctggagagcaacatatgaatgcagtcatgcgtattttgaggtatttgaagaatactcctgggaagggaattttgttcgctaaaaatgttgatcatcagagtatagaagtatatactgatgctgattgggccggtgcagtggatgataggccaTCTACATCtagttactttacctttgtaggtggtaatcttgtgacatggaaaagtaagaagcagaatgtcgttgctcgttcaagtgcagaagcggaatttagaggtatggctctaggactttgtgaggcattatggctaagattcctcttacaggatttaggttacctatctaggcaaccaatccgattgttttgtgacaataaagccgcatgtgacattgctcataatccagtacaacatgatcgtacaaagcatgttgaggtggatagattcttcattaaggaaaagttggatgataagattgtggaattgcctaagattcgatcagaagatcaattggtcgatatccttaccaaagctgtctcaagtcaagtgttctcaaaatttttagacaaattaggcatgtgtgacatctatgcaccaacttgagggggagtgttgagatattaggaatgttttccttatatcattctttccttatatcatttagtgttgagatattaggaatgtttagatattaggaaagttgagatattatgaatattgagatattaggaatattgagatattaggaatattgagatattaggatattagttgttatttccttatatcattctttccttgtatcattttttcccattcttagaatggtgattaccctctatatatactctgtacatgaacgaatgaaagtatgaattaaaaaaactaccatttatcaatttgaagagatttttcttattatgtgttttttctcgatcatttttctaaatatgtTTGGCTTTACCCCTAACATCTAAATATTATGTCTTTACTATTTTttgtcaatttaaaattttagttgaaaattatttcaaaactaaaattgtTTCCATACACTCTGATGGTGGGAGTGAATACATTGCTCTTAAAGAATTTTTAGCTAACTTGGGAATTCAACATTTGAAAATGCCTCCTCATACACCCCAACATAATGGCACATCCGAAAGTCAACAAAAACATATTGTTAATATTGTCTTAACTTTGATACATAAAGCAAATCTCCTACATAGATATTGGTcccatgttttttaaataaccatGTATTTAGTTAATCATTTTCCTACTCCCattcttgatttattttctccttatgaaaaactattttcttccAAGCCAAACTAAAATAAACTCAAGCTTTTTGGTCGTTTATGTTTTCCTTGGTTAAAACCATATGCATCTCACAAACTTGATACTAAATCTTACCTTTGTTTCTTTCTTGGATATTCCTTGAATCAAAGTGCTTACATTTCTTATAATTCTTCTACTTAGTTCTCATTTCCCGTAGTTGCAACACAACTACTTATCactacactttttttttctctagagtGTGTCGCCATGTCATCTTCAATTGCAACCAATCTTGTCGTCGCCAAATCTAACTCTACGCCATGCACTTCCTTTGCTTCTTCATCAAGTGCATCGTCAAATCTGGCCTTGGCCAAAGGTACGCTCTTGAGCTCAAATTCTCCATCAAACTGACATACTTTCTATCAAGCCACATATACCATTAACTCTCATTTCTTCTTGACCTCCAGTTCAACTAATTCCATCACCAATCACCATGTTTTCTCCTGTGTCTACTATTATATCCAAACCAACCAAGTCTCTCATTCCATCTCATCCCATGGTCACTCGATCTAAAAATAGCATATTTAAGCCAAGACAACTTTAccactaagaatgaaaatattgttaattatggatatattggtacttcgattttactaatatattgaaaatatattggcagatattttggaaaaaaatattggtaggcctaaaattaatcaaaattcacataaatataagaaaaaccttataaaaatgtaattaaaattataatagacattttaaagttgttttgttaaattatacacacacacacacatatatatatataatcatatttgataataatatcctatacgttgataaaaaaaatgagttttataAGTATAGATttgttattaaattacatcaaatattatttcataataatattatgatatttgattataatatgtctaattttaaaatatatttaatattaaaattataattcatttaatttatcatattaaatgatataaaataaatgataatatacgtataattttttaatatttaaattactcAGGATATAGTTGTTGTGAGAagtaatataaatatttgacatgaaaaaaagtaaaaataattattgactTGCTTTTTTATCCCTCAAACTAGCTGTTATATAATTGTTGAGAAGGGTATTTTAGACATTTGAtatgtaataaaaaagaaaaagaaaaaattaaaaatgatatttgaaaGGGCCAAGAGGGTCAGCACGATGGGTGGATTTGCACAATAGGTCGACACGATGACATGATGGACTGTCTCCTTAGGACCAGCACAGCCTGCTCCTTTAGGCTATGTCGACCCGGCCTGCTTCTTGGCCGTTGTTGGTCCATGTATAATCTAACCCCAAATGCTGAAGAGCAAACCCACAATATTCCGGTGGCTACATGGCCTCATGGAAGAAATGAACATGGAAATTGCATCTACCACTTAagtggaaattgaatttaaaaatgggattacaaagaaaaaaaaatagtgctAATAAGATTTCTAatgtatttgttatttatttttaaggagGGTCACCAAGTAGAATACTTGGtgtacttatttaaaaaattacgtccaaattattgttatttatttgcTTCAAAAGCAATTGGGAATAGTTTTCCCTGAGATTTAGcgttttattttattggtaAGCAGCTGAGTAGAGGGATGCATGCAAACGAGGTTTTGCAACGGCATGCAGTGGTTTTTCCAGAGAGAGGTCATTTCTTGATTCTGAGAGGTCAATCTCCTTTTGTTCCGGTGGTGCACTCCAAGTAAATCCTTGGAGAAGCCGTGCTAGCAGCATCACAGTCATGGCAGACCCCGTTGCTTTTCCAGGGCACCCACGTCTTCCAGTGCCGAAGGAAATGAATCGAAGGTCTGGCTCCGTCAACTCCACCATTTTCCCTGTACCTTCACTCAGATGCCTCTCCGGTTTGAACCTTAGTGGTTCTTCCCAGATTCTACCGTTCCGGCCCAGGCCCAGACGGCTGAGGAGGACATGACTGCCTTTGGGAATAAAGTAGCCAGCAACAACTGCATCACAAGTGGAGACATGGGGGAGATGGAAGGGTGCAATAGGGTGCAGCCGAAATGCTTCCCTTGCACAGGCCTTGACATAGTTGAGCTGCTCAAAGTCCGATTCTTGAACCAGTCTCTCTTTTCCAACCACTCTATTTATTTCTTCCACTGCCTTTCGCAACACCTCTGGTTGATTGATCATCTCTGCCATTGCCCACTCTATTGCGTTTGATGGATTATCCACTGCAGCAAGCATCAACTCCTGCCATACgttatattttattcaattaattGATAGAAAATTAATGCAACATGGCCCAACATGTGaatggaaataaattaaattatcttaCTGTGCATTGGGCTTTGATCTCTGCCACAGACAGCAGTGGTTCACCGTGTGCATCCTTGATTGAAAGGAAAATGTCTAGAAGGTCCTCAGCCTCCTTCTTCCCCCCATTCCTCCATTGTTTTGCTCTATTCTCCACGATGGGATCATGGTACTTGTCAATGGTATTCATAGCCTGCCTTACAGTCTTCTCATGCCCATCTAAGTCCAGCACTCTCATCCATGGGAAGTAATCAGACAAAGAGAATGCATAGAGGTGAGCAAGTACAGTGAAGAGGGATTCAACATGTTGTTCCTCTTCGATTCCAGGTCCTCCATCTTTCTTTCCTTCGCCAAAGTATCTTGTGTTGAGGATCATCTTCCTAATGACGTTTCCACTGTATTGACGGACTGTGTTTCTTACATTTATAATTGATGGGCTAGTGAAGGTTTTACACTGGTTATAAATGAATCGAACAAGATTGTCGGCTTCTTCCACTCTCTTGTCATGCAGCCACTTAAATGTTGTTTCGTTAATGACATCAGAAGCAACAACCcttctcatcttcttccacTGCGTTCCCTTTGGCACCACTGCTATTGTCAAGAAGCCACCGCTTGAATACTCAGACGCCATTGTAACAGGCCTGGACGCAAATATTGCGTcatgtttcttcaaaaattctcTGCTAATCTCTGGAGAAATCACCGGTATAACATGAACGTTGCCCAACTGAATACATGCAATTTCGGTGTTCATTTCTTTCATGAATCCATGTATCCACCGGAAAACTGGCTTGTTCTTGAGTAAGTCAGGAAGATTTCGGAGTAGTGGCCATGGAGCTGGGCCTGGAGGAAGGTGCATTCCCTTGCTGCTGGTGCTGGTGTTGGATTTGAATTTGGTGAAGATGACTAAGATGGATACGCAGAAAAGCAGCAAGACGAAGTTGAGATGAGCCAAGACATGGTCTTTGGTAGCAGTATTAGCtagggaaagaaagagaaatgaagAAAGCATGGTTGAGTTGGCTTAATCTTCTCTGCAATGCTGGCTTGGTCCTTTGGATAAATGATTAGGTCGCCTGGCTGGCTATAAAAGACGTGTAAATGGATTTATGCGACCTACTTGGATTTTGGGAGATTTTTGCTTTATCTAAATAGGTTTTGACTAATAATTTTGGATATGTTTGGGAAGTGTTTGTATCTTAAAACAGTCCTAGaacaatagtttttaaaaataaattttaatgaacataatataaatcaataattttttcataagaattttaaatttaatataaattattttattttattttattttaaaaaaaagtgtatgaaaaccaatcattaatttatttttttatttactcttcacttttttcatttcaaaattgtcTTAAACTtatgaatttcattttttttaaaaccacacaattaatataattaatatcataaaaatttatctttaaaagtttgaaaacttttcaaatttctcattcattataaattttgttctccttaaaatttgaaaaattttccttttttttttttgtcattctctattttttcaaaattttcttttcaactcTTTCAATAGGTTTTGTCTGCTATCAgtctgagatttttttttaaataatatgttttttaatccACAAATTTCTTGCTAagattaattcatttttatttttatttttttaattaaaaaaactcttatataaaaagaaaaagagtatttaaactatatataaataattaacacaattttttttttacaaatttagcataaaataaataaataatatgtttaaattaaaattggtaAATGTTATGATCAAGGATCAAtgtggtatttatttatttaatataaaaaattgattaaaaattaattttttatcataaaattggGTACTGAAAAATGTAATCTTATTTGTATGTAatctcaattattattttttaatttagttttatgattaattcaattatttaattttgaatcttTACTTGATTTTCATATAAGTCTGAATAAATtcacatattaatttttattttatttttttatttcttaaaactttTTCCCGATCTTTCACGTGCACGTCACTTACTAGGAGACTTACGCGGAGCGGCGCTCATTACAGAGGGTGAGACTCGAGGGACACGCAACAACAGAGCAGCTTCTTTTGGGCAGGAGACGAAggacttctttctttttcatttttcttcgcCTCCCACCAACGCCATGCAATGGGCTCCATGAAAAGAACACTGAACACCACCACGGCCCTCTGTTGGCAGTGGGCTAGCTAGCTCGCTCCATAAAAGACCACCATCACCAcacattctttttcttcaccACACACCTCCCGTGCAGTGGGCTAGCTCCATGTAAAGAACATCTGGCTTGGGGTTGAACTTTTCTATAAAACTCCAATGGGTCGAGGCATAAGGCAGCATATTGACCCAGTACAAGCCCATCTCAGTCCACAACATGCTTGTGATGAAATTAAGGGGATGGGGATGGGGATGGGAATGTTCCTCGTCAAATCCACAATTTTTTGCTTTCAGCTTTCCGATGGCTTGAGGGAATAGTCAATATATTGACCCAGTACCAAGCCCACCCATTACGTGCTTAAAGGAATGGGATCATCCTCATTAAATCATATCCTTGGAAATTGGTCTTCAAGATAGCAAACTACTttcaatgtatatatatatatatatatatatattataaaaactaaattgaatatgtatattatatcttattttatcatttattgaaagttttcttaatatttttatgagttaTCATCGCTTTTGgtcttattgatttttttatcaaaattttcactgatataatcataaaatttaacTACCGATGTATCTATAAAagtgatattttcatccttgatccCCAAGACCTCAAACTCACTATCTAAACTTCTTTTACACATTCATAGCTATCAGATCATCCTGTCACTCTTTCATTTTGGGAAAAAGGTCAAAAAATTCTCATACACATTACTAACCTATGTCTATACATAAGAATATGCACCAATCTCTATCACATCCCCACTATACTCCCAAGTACACCATAGTTGGTGATGTGTTGTTACCTTCTTCAGTGCATGTAATAATTTGTTTCCAATTGTATAAATATcatccattttaaatttaaaaagttttcatgattttaaaacatatctCCATGATTAAGATAgacttatacatatataatcttAGAAACTTTTTTCTCTGTCCAATATCGAATATCTCAATCACTTTCCATTAAATTGTTCTTAATTATGGAGATGTGTTTCAAAACTATGAGGACCCATTGGTCTCAAAATAGACAATATTTATATGCTATCAGAGTTGATGCTGACTTCATGTGATACTTTGTTTAACTCCATAAGGCATATCTCTTTATTTGGCCGCACAATTGTGTTTGCATTAAAGATGATTATGATATCTCACTTCGATAATTTTGTGGGACATAAGAAGGAAGTTATGtctatataaaaatgattgcgatttaaaaaacttatatatatatatataagcgcgttttaaaatcatgaagGTTCACCAGACTTAAAAGaacaatatttacatgattAGGATGGACTATTTTAAAGTGCACCTAGCCTAAATGGAATGAACTAAAATACATCTAGATGAACTATCTTAAAGTGTGACTAAACTAAAGCGCAACTAAGAAATTTCCTAAAATTGAATTGAGTTAGACTAAGGGaactaaacctaaaatgcaactaaatGAGTTcaacctaaaatgcaactaagtaaGGTAGATTAAGTGAACTAAACTTAGAATGCAAATAAGTGAGCTAGACTAAGAATACAAATAAGTGATTTAGATTGagaatgcaactaagtgagttAAACCTAAAATGCGACTAAGTGAGTTAAACTAAAATACAGTTGAGTGAATTAAACCTAAAATGTAACTAAGTGAACCAaactaaaatgcaactaagtgagttAAATCTAAAATGCAATTAAGTAAGCTAAACAAAATGCCACTAAGGTTACATTTGGGATCCATAAAAATCCCTCAACAATGAATCTATAAAGATGACTCAAAAATAGTAAACCAAATGAGTGGCGATGAGCCACCATGAGATGACTATAAGGTAATaagaagtgaaggaaaatatatagaataatatGTACTAataggacaaaatagagggtctacacatAGAGAGTTTGCatgtaatggatagtaggttatGGACTCAAgctttgtctcattgttatttacatgtggtgctagagtgtagttgattttctttagtggaatcttaaatcaacttcaaaattggattctagaTGAGATAATACTTCTATAGGCCTTAATGGTCCCCACTTTGATCTCATATACCATTAGGATGCAATTTGTGAGGGTTAGattgactttaggttcactcttgtgcataaAAACATTTTGACAATTACGCAAGGTTACATAAGGGATAATGAATAAAGTCTCTAGATTTGGCTaatgggctaaattaagtgacccaagccttggtGAGCTCAAGTTACTTAATCCTAGTATggaaaccttataaataccctcttaggggttaaggtttccaaGGCTTTTGATAGTCGTCTTCCACCTTTAAAGAGTATAGAGAAAGCCAAGTCATTCATCCTTCAAAGCCCACACTTTAGAGTGCCAAGATCATTGTAGGAGTTATTGGGTGCAAGATCTTGGGTATGCAAAACCTTCAGGCTCTTCAGGTTTCATCTTCATCGTAGGAAACCGATTTggaaacatccaaatccaacTATGATCACTATATTCtctagtttattattttaaatggtttttattGCCATTGTTTCCACTAGAATAGTTTCCAAAGAATAGTTTCTAGAGATCTGGGATAGATTTGCATGTACCTATTTGATTTAGGGTTTGGGAACGGAGAGATCTAGGATTCccaacaattggtattagagccttaAGATAGGTTTTTGCTTGTTAGATCTACTTTAAGATGTGTTAATTTTGTTTTGCAAGACTTGTTTTTCATCTCAGGGCACTAAGGATGAATGCATGgatatttacttttaatatcatggttataattattattagttgtttgttttttgggatGGACTATAAGTTCCGTGTTTAGGAGCATAGGATTTTTTATTGTATCGTAAAAATCCTACTTTTATTCATTGGTTGTGAACTCCTTCAATGGagtacataattttttattgtaaaagattttttttttatcaatcttGTAACCCATGGAAGGCAAGAAAGCAATccaattttgagggaaaattgaaaaatattgttGACATAGTCGAAAAATATCTCTCACCCAAGATATCCATGGTGGTTATCGTGCATTAGCCACCAATATAAGATTTTGGGCTCAAGGTCCATTTCTCACATCCAACCCATTACCATTACtctcatatcaaattttgagggaaaattgaaaaatattgttaaCACAACCGATAAATATATCTCATGTGAGATATCTATGGTGGTTATCATGTATCAACCCACCAATACATCCAAAATATCGATGCAAATCCAAAATATTGGTGCAATATCGGAATTTTAGCAATAGGGTTAGTCGATACGTGATTTGTCGAtcgatgaatcatgacattatTCGTTCTTTCATTATATTTAATGTGTCAGTGTCCCAAGTACTCTCACAAATCATTTTGAACTCAGGGTTCATTTCTCTCATCCGACCTATTACCCgcatatcaaattttgagagaaaaatgaaaattattgcTAACATGGCCGATGAATATCTCTTACTTGAGATATCCATGGTGATTATCGTGTTTTGACTGTCAATATATCTAAAATATTTGtgcaatttttagaattttggtGATGAGGCTAGTTGATAAACGATTTGTCGAGGCCGACCAATACAGGATTAGTTAATTGATAAATTGTGACATTTTCGCTCTTCCTTCCAACAACCCACATTATCACTTCAACCACCTTccaattctttcaaaaattcaCCTTCACTAAGTATAGATTCCAATAGATGAAATGCATTCATCAAATATAAGTGAGTGCaatatcaaattttcattttccttccaaCAACCCATGTTATCGCTTCAATCCCCCTCCAACGCTTTCAAAAGTTCACCttcattgatataaaaattgtaaTAGATGAAATGCATTCATCAAATATGAGAGCCTATTTGgtcatgtgatttaaaaacaattttctatttttaaaaattccaaaatttgtttAACTATTGTTGTTtcgaaacaatttttaaaaacaaaggaaaatagagaattatttttagaggaCAAATAAAGGTTGTTTTcacccatttttaaaaacaaaaggaaaatatagaaattaaaaaaaaaaaatcataaaaaaggaaaataaataaaattaaagatggCATTATTCCCTTTCTCTTTCCACGATCTAATACCaataccaaaaattttaaaatatgatctttttttaaattacacatactttttttttttttttaaataacttctctaaaatttttcattaagcaaataaatttcaatcaaATTGTACcttatacataaaatttattaattttcaaaaataatttaaaacttaaaaactatttaattagTATAAAAAGTCATAGAActcaacaaataaatcaaaatttattttaactgtttgggttagattaaaagtcatatatatatatatatatatatatatatatatatgtatgtatgtatgtatgtatataagatttaattgttttaattcattaacaagcctaatgatttttaaaaataactaaaataaaatggtgaatcaattgatacaaaaaatttatgaacaaaaattggtCTAAAATGACCTTATTGTCTCTTTTACATAGAATActtgttttccaattttttttcacttagcAAATGAactctaaattaaaaaagactTGATGCTTTGGATTCATTAatgggtttaataatttttaaatgtaatttaaaaaaaaatcaaataatgaaCTAATTAATATCATagatttatggataaaaattggtctaaaacaattttgttatttctcttctacatagaatccttgttttctaattttattttattttttattaggcaactgagtttcaaattaaacaaaacttaatgcattggattcattaacaaatttagttaaaaataatttaaaattcaaatattgaaccaattaatatcataaatttatgaataaaaaatggtttagaacgactttattatttctcttttacCTTAAAATCTTCGGcttcccatttttttcattaggaaaataaactccaaattaaaaaagaattaatgtGCTGGATTCATTGagttaataacttaaaactcaaataaagaTCTAATTAAAACTAGAAatctataaaaataagaaaaaaaaaatgtttaaaatgactattgtttctcttctacATGGAATCattgttttccaaatttttttaaccatacaaataaactctaaattaaataaaacttaatgtgTCGAATTCAGTAc
Proteins encoded in this region:
- the LOC100249616 gene encoding phenylalanine N-monooxygenase; translated protein: MLSSFLFLSLANTATKDHVLAHLNFVLLLFCVSILVIFTKFKSNTSTSSKGMHLPPGPAPWPLLRNLPDLLKNKPVFRWIHGFMKEMNTEIACIQLGNVHVIPVISPEISREFLKKHDAIFASRPVTMASEYSSGGFLTIAVVPKGTQWKKMRRVVASDVINETTFKWLHDKRVEEADNLVRFIYNQCKTFTSPSIINVRNTVRQYSGNVIRKMILNTRYFGEGKKDGGPGIEEEQHVESLFTVLAHLYAFSLSDYFPWMRVLDLDGHEKTVRQAMNTIDKYHDPIVENRAKQWRNGGKKEAEDLLDIFLSIKDAHGEPLLSVAEIKAQCTELMLAAVDNPSNAIEWAMAEMINQPEVLRKAVEEINRVVGKERLVQESDFEQLNYVKACAREAFRLHPIAPFHLPHVSTCDAVVAGYFIPKGSHVLLSRLGLGRNGRIWEEPLRFKPERHLSEGTGKMVELTEPDLRFISFGTGRRGCPGKATGSAMTVMLLARLLQGFTWSAPPEQKEIDLSESRNDLSLEKPLHAVAKPRLHASLYSAAYQ